TGGGGCCTCTTCACCTGGTGCCTGCAGATGCATTTGAGTTGGCGGTGATGTTGGAGTGGTTACTTTGCTTTTTGCTGCTTCTTCCATCTGCTTGCGATACCTCTCCTCTGCCAGCATGAGGGGAGTTTTGAACTTCCTAGCATAGGTCTTGGGCTTTGCTACTGCAGTAGTTTCAGGAGGAGGTGGGAGTTTTATGGGAGGGACAAAAACTTTCTTTGGTGGTCGCGGAGGCTCTTCTTGCACAGGCTTGGCCACTGGAATTACGGAAGGAATTTTAGAAACGGGAGGTTCCAGAGTAGTCTGTTTTATCTGCTCTACATGTTTGCTGCTCTCTTCTTTGATGGTGGTAGCTGTGGCAGAAGTTTCCTGCTTTTCAACCACAGgtgctgggggagggggtggtggaggaggaggcggtTGAGGTGCTGGCGGCTGTTTCTTCTGCCACTTAAACTTGGGTGGCTCAGCTTGCTTTGGTGGCTCAGGCTTGGGCACTTTGAAGAGAGGCCGTGCTTTAGGTTTAGCAGGAGATGGCTGTGCCACAGCACTCAGCTCCtgtgggggaggaggtgggggcagGAAGTCCtgtgggggaggaggtggagggaagaactctgtctctgcctctgcAGTTGGAGGTGGCGGAGGGGGAGGTAAAGGGAGGTCACTGTCTTGCCTCATGACCAGAGGACGAGATAGGGGTGGTGGGACATCACTGTCTGTGataggagaaggaggaggcggaagagagagctctgactctgatggaggaggtggggagACAGGTGGAGGTGGCAGATCAATTTGTGGCTTGTTTTTCTTGATCAAACCCTTAGTGCTGCCATAGCCCAACTTCAGGTTCTTGATGGTTTGCTTTTGAGTAGCAGTCTTCTGTTCAGTCGTCACAGAAGTCTGGACCTGTTTGATTGTCTTTATTTCCTGTGTCTGCTTTGTGGTTATGTTCACCTGTGATGTCTCTTTCGTCACAACAGTGCCTGATCCTGCAACTGCAGTGCTCTCTGTCATCTGCTTTCCAATGTTTTTCTTCTTTATCAGCATAGGTCCAGGGTTGTCCATTTTGGGTTTCACTGGCTCCTTAACCACTTCCTGTTCTTTTACAATTGCCTGCTGTTCTTTTATCTGCTGCTCTTGGACATTTGTCTGCTGCTCATGTTGAGCAATTGTTTGGACATTCACTTGTTGCTTGACCTTCAGGTGCTGCTGTTGAACATTCACTTGCTGCTTGACATTCATTTGCTGCTTTTTAACATTCACTTGCTGTTTGACATTCATTTGCTGCTGCTTAGTGCTGGTCTGTTGCTGACTGATAGTAATTTCCTGCTGTTTGATGTTTTCTTGCTGTTTCACgctttgctgctgctgctttatgctttgctgctgctgctgactgaTTGTTGTTTCCTTCTGTTTCATGTTTTCTTGCTGTTTCACGCTCTGCTGTTGCTGCTCTTGCTGACTGATGGTTGCTTCCTGCTGCTTCATGTTTTCTTGCTGTTTCATGttgtgttgctgctgctgttgctgctgctgttgctgctgctgctgcttcatgCTCTGCTGCTtcatgctctgctgctgcttgaTGTTCTGTTGCTGCTTGatgttttgctgttgtttcaCCTTCATTTGTTGCTGCTGTTTCTTGCTCACCTGTTGAGATAAAGACTGCTGTGAGGATTGAGAAGCTTCTGTCGCCATCTGCTGGACAGCTGTGGTTTGTGTCACAGTAGACTGACTTCCCTGGCTTGTAGCTTGGATATTCTGCTCTAAGTGAACCTGAGTGACTTCCTGTGCACCGTTCTGCGACTCTGTGGTCCCTGTCTGGTTCGTCATGGCAAAAGCCTGGCTGGCAGCTCTGCTTTCTGCCATTGCTGCAGCTAGGCACTCAGGGCACTCATGGAGTGGAGTTTTTCCTTTGACTCTCCTTACATTGTGGCCCTTGTGGTGCTTCTCATCCTTCTTCTGCAGGAGGCAGTGTATGGCCCCCCGGACATCACCCTTGACCACTTCCTCTTTCTCAACCTGCATTTCCTCCTGTTCGTAAAGTGACTTTATCGATGTCTTGATGTCTCCCTCAGTGCTTGCGCGGCGCTGCATTCGAGGGGATGCAGTAGGCTCCAGCAGCAGCTGAATGGTGCCCTTCACATCTCCATACTCACTAACCTGATGCTGGTAGACCTTTTTATCAGAAGAAGCTTCCTGCAGATTGATTAAGGCCGTATGAATGTCACCTTTGACtatctcctccttctccacctcTTTCAATGCCTGCTTGGCCTCCTCCAGAGATTTTAGGGTGCCCTTAATGTCACCAGGCACCAAATCCTCAATGATGATCTCTGTCCTGGTGTTTGCTGATTTCTCCAAGGATTCCAAGGCCCCTCTGATGTCACCCCTCACAATCTCTGGCTTCTCCACCTCCTTGGCTTGATTTTGGGCTTCCACCAGTGACCTGAGTGTGATGTTGATATCTCCTTTCACAACCTCCTCTTTTTCCAGCACTGCCCTTTGGTTCACGGCCTGTGTTAGAGAGTCGAGTGCTGCCCTGAGGTCTCCCTTGACAATTTCCTCCTTCTGCAGGTTGTGTAGGCCCTCTGGCTTTGTCATGAACACCTTTACAGTGCTGTGCACATCCCCACGGAGTATATCCTCCTCGGTGACGGTACGCCCAATTTCCTTCTGATTCTTTCTGAGAAGCAATTTAGTTGTCTCAACATCACCACCAataatcttttctttttctctcccttccacAGTATCATCTGATTCAGTCTGGAGCTGACGTAGGTAGTCTAGCGCCCCAGACTCTATACAGGTGGAGTAGAAGCTCACATTACCCCTCTCTGTATCACTCACTCTAATCTTACTCTGGTCTGATGCATCAGGATTTGAGAGGAGTCTGTGCAAGGTTCCCCTTACATTGCCTCTGACTATGTCCTCTTTGTCAAGGCCTTCTTCTGTGTCTTTATTCAGAAGCGAGTAAATGGTCATCCTGACATCACCCTTCTCATCCTCCTGGATGAGAATGCCACGTTTGttggccccctcctctttcagCAAGTTGTTGATGGCCTCTTGTATGTCTCCTCTGATGATCTCTTCCTTCTCCACATTGATACCCCTCTCCTGATTAAAGAGTTGTTTCACTGTGGTGTTGatgtttcctctctcttcctggtcAATTGTGATGCATTTCTCTGTCCCCTCACATCTGTTCAACAGGTTCATCATGATGTTGTTCAGATCGCCCCTGATCACTTCCTCCCTCTGGATCTCAGGAGCTTCCTGGTTCATGAGTTTGTATTTAGCCATTCTCACATCTCCAACCTCATCCGTCTCAATAAGAATCCCCTGGGACTCAACCATTTTCTGGCTGTATAGTTCCTCCAGAGTATTCTTAATGCTCTTACCAATGATTTCCGTTCTCTCTACATTGCTTTCATTGAATCCAGTAAGGGGTGTTGATTCAAAGAGCCATGTTGTTGATTTCACGTCTGCCTGTGGGATCTCCTCTCGGGTAATGACTGTTTCTGTTCCATCCATCTCTTTGATACGATCCAGAGGCTCTTTCTCAAACAGCCATACAGACTGTTTCACATCTCCTTTAACCACCTCTTCCTTTGTTACTTTCTCCATCTCATCATACTCAGAGCCCTCTCCACGGATCTTGTCGATAGTGCGGGTCTCAAAGAGCCAGGTGGAAGATCTCACATCCCCCTTTTGGATCTCACTCACACTAACAGTCCTAACATACTGATTCATCTGGTCCTCCTCAAAacgctgtttgtttattttgacatCTCCACCCTGGATGTCCTCCACAGTTTTCATCCGGACTTTCAGGTCCTCTGCGATTTCATCCAGAGGCTGAGTTTCAAATTTCCACCTGGCTGATCTGACGTCTCCTTTCTGAACGTCCTCCTCAGTCACTGCCTTGATGACGTACACCTCATCTGTGTCTCGAATGGAATCTAGAGGCTTTGTCTCAAATAGCCATCTAGCCCCAACAACATCACCCCTCAGAATTTCTTCTTTGGTAACTGTGGTTACTTCATGGTAGTGACCCTCTTTATCTCGGATGGCATAAAGGGGCTGGGTCTCAAACATCATAGTGTAGTTCTTCACATCTCCCTTTTCAATCTCCTCTCTGATGGTGGACTGAATATTCTTGATTTCTGTCTCTGAGGATTCATCTTGGATTTTATCCAGGGAGTATGTCTCAAAAATGAAACGTCCCTTGTCCACATTACCACCTTGGACATCTGAAACAGTACGAATCTCTTTTGATTCCTCTGAAGCATCCCGGATTGCATCAATAGGCTGGTTTTCAAACATCCAGGTGCAGTTCACCACATTTCCTTTCTGTATTTCCTCAGCCTGGCGAGACTTCAGCTTCATCATAGTTTCCTCTGAGGTTGAGGTCATGATATCCGAGGACCGGTTCTCAAAGATGTACTTCATTCTGGAAACATCTCCAGATTGGATGTCAATCTCTGTTACCCTCTTGAAatcactctcactttctccagTTATGTTCTCCAGATTCTCTGTCTCAAACAAGAAGCGAGCCAGGCGGACATCTTTACCTTGAACTTCCTCCTGATCAACAGTGCAAGTTTTTATGACTGTCTCTGATTCATCCCGTATGGTGTCCAGGGCTTGAGTTTCAAACAGCCAGGTGCAAGTTTTCACATCTCCTTTTTGGACTTCAGTTGATTCAGTCTCACTTTTGGCCTCCACTTTCTCATACAAGGCATCCATTGGTTGTGTCTCAAACAGCCACCTGCAGGTCTTCACATCACCTTGCTCAATATGGACACCCTCTTTCTTCCtggtctcctcttcctcagcatTGCTGAAGTATTTGATGCCATCAAGTGGCTGAGTTTCAAAAAGCCACTTGGCTGTTTTGACGTCACCTGACTCAATCTCCTGTTTGGAAATACCTTTGATGATCTGGAATTTATCAATGCTTTCATCAAACTGATCGATTGGACGTGTCTCAAACATCCATTTGCAGCTGCGGACATCACCTTTGACGATTTCCTCCCTTCTGATAGTCTTCACCTCATGGTAATGGCCAGAGCTGTCCTGCATTGCATACATAGGAGTGGACTCAAACAGATGCTTGTTTGACCTCACAGATCCACTTGTAACACCTTCCACCTGTATCTTCTGTGTATCACATTTGCTGAGGTCCATGGTTTCAAAGATCTCCTTGTAATTTGTGACGTCTCCTTTGTCAAGTTCCTCCAGGTTTACAGTGCGTTGAACCTCCTTTTTCTCTTCCCTTATTTGTTCTAGTGGCCTGGTCTCAAACATCCACCTCTGGTGTCTGAcatctcccttctcctcctctgtcatgaCCCTCTTCTGAAGTTTCCCAACCTCAGCAAGTTCTTTCAGATTCTCCATG
The Alosa sapidissima isolate fAloSap1 chromosome 23, fAloSap1.pri, whole genome shotgun sequence genome window above contains:
- the xirp2a gene encoding xin actin-binding repeat-containing protein 2 isoform X1, whose amino-acid sequence is METRSRPGEPDARVEEPAKEDLSESKQIERFDIPLDSLKRMFEKPAAAVAAETAAGAYSSAEVKGSLSPRRGTAAHSHTPPRDLTIEGSSTDRMSTNQELNSSAGSTAVTRDAEDTVQRNGDPETEGVSVKERLAMYQAAVAKKETSASSAGVLEETEACSLPGGLASVKKQFESQEFSTSSSSHSTITHVQSQHRVQEMSSSQTQRVTFNENEQVSREQQSFHQNHVAAGYENHFDETVRMIGGEDLPKVSAQALKQQYEKTIEEATPSKQVKIDVDYNQFQWAPVNVSSKVIEDGHYETVAVTRRVEAASSSSTSASASTKTTEIVEQQNFPPPPTEFLQGPGEVPVRCSSPQPKEYICPHHHAKDYYSKQRNMAELKRLYKHIHPEVRKNLERDFFSQEMAYQEEMSGEIQQARSVFENSSSPSKCMSPEREYLEWDEILKGEVQSMRWMFENKPLDSIKDETPDEDNSKNIAQQEIIAGSDVKYTAWMFETQPIDALRSDTPDSTEQTGKMKELARGDVRTATWLFETQALDTLNKIYQEDNQGTEVVYTKDIAGGDVKTARYLFETQHLDTLAHTETIDETHFLSLKSELEEIKGEVKMTTRMFETQPMCVIRGDSGEMLEITTVRREETEKGDVKTSRWLFETQPLDMISKDPSQVKLICGVSMEDNYQGGVNKGRWLFETKTLDSIKDEEWESSKLHREEIIGADVRKHCMVFETQPMDSLKDNANARPTQVEDIVGGNVTSARHLFETVPMENLKELAEVGKLQKRVMTEEEKGDVRHQRWMFETRPLEQIREEKKEVQRTVNLEELDKGDVTNYKEIFETMDLSKCDTQKIQVEGVTSGSVRSNKHLFESTPMYAMQDSSGHYHEVKTIRREEIVKGDVRSCKWMFETRPIDQFDESIDKFQIIKGISKQEIESGDVKTAKWLFETQPLDGIKYFSNAEEEETRKKEGVHIEQGDVKTCRWLFETQPMDALYEKVEAKSETESTEVQKGDVKTCTWLFETQALDTIRDESETVIKTCTVDQEEVQGKDVRLARFLFETENLENITGESESDFKRVTEIDIQSGDVSRMKYIFENRSSDIMTSTSEETMMKLKSRQAEEIQKGNVVNCTWMFENQPIDAIRDASEESKEIRTVSDVQGGNVDKGRFIFETYSLDKIQDESSETEIKNIQSTIREEIEKGDVKNYTMMFETQPLYAIRDKEGHYHEVTTVTKEEILRGDVVGARWLFETKPLDSIRDTDEVYVIKAVTEEDVQKGDVRSARWKFETQPLDEIAEDLKVRMKTVEDIQGGDVKINKQRFEEDQMNQYVRTVSVSEIQKGDVRSSTWLFETRTIDKIRGEGSEYDEMEKVTKEEVVKGDVKQSVWLFEKEPLDRIKEMDGTETVITREEIPQADVKSTTWLFESTPLTGFNESNVERTEIIGKSIKNTLEELYSQKMVESQGILIETDEVGDVRMAKYKLMNQEAPEIQREEVIRGDLNNIMMNLLNRCEGTEKCITIDQEERGNINTTVKQLFNQERGINVEKEEIIRGDIQEAINNLLKEEGANKRGILIQEDEKGDVRMTIYSLLNKDTEEGLDKEDIVRGNVRGTLHRLLSNPDASDQSKIRVSDTERGNVSFYSTCIESGALDYLRQLQTESDDTVEGREKEKIIGGDVETTKLLLRKNQKEIGRTVTEEDILRGDVHSTVKVFMTKPEGLHNLQKEEIVKGDLRAALDSLTQAVNQRAVLEKEEVVKGDINITLRSLVEAQNQAKEVEKPEIVRGDIRGALESLEKSANTRTEIIIEDLVPGDIKGTLKSLEEAKQALKEVEKEEIVKGDIHTALINLQEASSDKKVYQHQVSEYGDVKGTIQLLLEPTASPRMQRRASTEGDIKTSIKSLYEQEEMQVEKEEVVKGDVRGAIHCLLQKKDEKHHKGHNVRRVKGKTPLHECPECLAAAMAESRAASQAFAMTNQTGTTESQNGAQEVTQVHLEQNIQATSQGSQSTVTQTTAVQQMATEASQSSQQSLSQQVSKKQQQQMKVKQQQNIKQQQNIKQQQSMKQQSMKQQQQQQQQQQQQQHNMKQQENMKQQEATISQQEQQQQSVKQQENMKQKETTISQQQQQSIKQQQQSVKQQENIKQQEITISQQQTSTKQQQMNVKQQVNVKKQQMNVKQQVNVQQQHLKVKQQVNVQTIAQHEQQTNVQEQQIKEQQAIVKEQEVVKEPVKPKMDNPGPMLIKKKNIGKQMTESTAVAGSGTVVTKETSQVNITTKQTQEIKTIKQVQTSVTTEQKTATQKQTIKNLKLGYGSTKGLIKKNKPQIDLPPPPVSPPPPSESELSLPPPPSPITDSDVPPPLSRPLVMRQDSDLPLPPPPPPPTAEAETEFFPPPPPPQDFLPPPPPPQELSAVAQPSPAKPKARPLFKVPKPEPPKQAEPPKFKWQKKQPPAPQPPPPPPPPPPAPVVEKQETSATATTIKEESSKHVEQIKQTTLEPPVSKIPSVIPVAKPVQEEPPRPPKKVFVPPIKLPPPPETTAVAKPKTYARKFKTPLMLAEERYRKQMEEAAKSKVTTPTSPPTQMHLQAPGEEAPATESTGLPQPPLPNEPEIVAKPTPVPQEPPTKKMPTQIPMVKPTINKKLTQDSTSMSSVTSKKHQTVSSGMTQGTHSLSTDVQASSSMASSSASEQQQTAVKTSSETSVSKQEAIQQVSSSATQEAKKAPSQPMKIPKVTPNFKVKTIKPPKVEAESKQEENAAQKEQVAINATAQMNQKSTQSVTQMGTAQQNSESLSSSTQKVTEVTVEQVGKAATSDSKVEIQMKKSKQKSKKEVKQVVPIQVSPVPPMTVEVPKGQGQVTIVQSHQEVKEKHVQIREEVVVTESQVQQQSIQQKSKIQIKKQVKSSQQQQQQKQMQQLQQKEMSKQEVSQISSQEMKQTESVAEITDSQKYVEVQKLLSQIKEMQSVHGKLDANSVKAMVISLPDWLIGTEEKTRMVTTQFSKQKLKEVIVHIRNIAQAKLIFIESNVQESSKPESEPEPEKVIIGGTTPKISKISIGSARVETQKKVKEERRSTQEIKEQDLSKTRTPEPKVPSDTMRMRTPSPTFISIESSRRTDSPFRVSPSPPPSFRSDATPTPPPRWVDTPTKLSRATPSPTMSRSHKLTKLKDNTTKVAQTPPPMPVPEHMMMMHTAEMEEESLSSSHQEFTMESHSVEMFDVSEAVDSMMTVKDKRVFFEEAQKAEVNKTYMRKDPIDIPERLGGDAEEDAESAEIQERMKEDLPRVDLSKLVNKFESPQPKMYVRRDPILIPERLGSDTEEGDAEIERRPTPAEEKPSFDIKAIKNVFELGEPSFHHVREEKEKDATGFSETQSITEHYSTVDEFGNTVTGSRTETSMHSENASGIPNPPTYADVVRGNVPVLSVSPDASAEELLQSFQQSWADSETVFRNLGFSATEEQRSQMMSHQRESIVTENSSTRVRTVSGMSEESLPHGVADCRQTKLP